AAAGAGGACATGGTGGTTAACTTTATGAAACAAATGTGTTGTTACTGTACCTCAATCTAGTTACACAAATACATTTTGTTTGATTTAGTGAAAAACATGGACCCATATAACAAATATCAGTTAAGTAGAAAGTTTCTGGTTTATTATCGATTTATCTCCATGTTCCTATCTACTTTACTTGCATCTGTTTAACTGGTATAATTCAATGCTATCTCTACTCATCTCTTACATCTGACAGGTGCTGCCACGAGACCTGGTAAAGCAGTTGGTTCAGTGCTGCAGTACAACCCTGGTCCAGCATCTGCTGCTGAACAGTATGACCAACGAAGGGTCGCTAGGCACCCAGCAATTGCCCCCAACAATATCCCTTCTGGAAGCTCATACCCTAGAAGAAATCAGACCTGCAAGGGCGAGACAGGTGATCCAGAAAGGATGGACGTGAATCAAGCTGGACAGCCAAAGCCATACGCAGCAAACAAGTTACCTGCTACCGTCGATGGTCGCGGTGGCCACTGGTAGATTTCCACTGTGCACCAGCAAACTATTTCCTGACATGCTATAAGCATCAGTTACTTATGCTAAGTGCTACATCATTCTGACAAATTCAGAAATGTAGTCCTGTACAGATTTGTATTCTTTGTCCTGATGCCTAAATTCTGAAAGATCGTAGAACTAAAAGATTCTCTAAATTCCGGATTCTTTGTACCTGAAGTTCCTGGGTTTCAACTTGTCGCTGCTCAACCACTAAAATCCGGTGAAGATTTGTCAGTGATGGACGGTGGAAACTCACTGCCAGCAGGTGGACCTGGCTGCAGAGATCGAGATTGAAGCTGTTCGTGAACTTCAACCTTGTAGGTCTGGAGCCAAACTGAAAAGCTAGTAGTTGCCGTTAATCATGTACACGTCAGGTGCAGAATGTTCATTTGGGGATCGGAACAACGAGCTGCAACCATGTACACTTGATATCATGTCATTGTAATCTGCAACTTTCTGAGTTCTAACATTGGAGAGTGGGACCATTGTATTTTAATTTATTAATTAACTGTAATATTGAACAATTTATTTACGCTTATAATAACTCATGTGAAAAATTCTATTATGTGGAGGATATGTGATATAGTGGAAATGTGGAACCTGCCTTCAGAATTGTTTTGACTAGGTTTCTTGCCCTCGTGGAAGCTGCATGTGCTTGTTAGCTCACGAAGCCTGGTTGCGAGATGGTCTGTGCAAGCTCTAGCTCAGGCCATATCATAAGCAGAATTGATTCTATGTAAGATATTTTTTTTTACGTGGAGTGGCAATAAGGTGGTCGTTTCACAAGGCGACTGCAGCATAATCCTAAAATTTAGGACTATGTGATCACTCTTTTACTATTGTATTCTATTGTTGCATGCAACTCGTAACCTGAGAGAAGTTAACTTCTGACAATGGATTTTGCAATTGTAAGTATGCCTAGTCAATGAATATTTTTTATACTTTTTTTGTTGCGAGTTTTTTCCTGGCGTTCCAATATGCCCAAGAAGGGCCAATGTTTTCTTGTAAGTGCAATTATTTTAGAAAAAGTACAATTTTTTGTGTACTGCACTTTTTAAAAATTTGTTATATTTTGAGACATAGGTAGTACATAGATTATAAGCGAGAGGTTGCCGAAGGGAGCCAGAGGTGGAAACAGCTTTCTATTGGGGTTGTTATACCAGGTACATCTAGAAATGGTTGGTGGCGGACTAGATTGGAACTAAAACCTACACACAGTTGGGCAGAAAGTAATTCCCTGGTGGACGACCCTTgcctcgaggagctcatgaaGATAGCTGTTGTCAATGATTATGTAAATTTACATTAAAAATAGGGATATTTGGTCATACATATATTAGTTCAGACACCAGCAATAATAGCCCTAAGTCCTGTCTAAGCACAATTATGTAAGAAAATTTAATTACAATAGAATGTATTTAGAAATATTCTTATAATTCTGAATCTTATGTCCAGATTTGGATTGAAACAAATTTGGAACCTAATTGGCGTATCCTTATATAAACACATTTTCTAGTAACGGCTTACGGCATAAAACATATGTCAGTGAAGTTGTTGTCTTGTAGTTCTCATCTTTGTTCATTTCTTTGGTGATGTAGCCCTCTCATGAACTAGTTAAACATGTCTTAAACATACTTCCAGGAGAAAATAACACGTCCAACAATGAGAATACATAACTATATGAACGATTTAAATTATGAGAAACCATAATATAATTAACATGAACACATCAACAATAGTTCATTGCATTGTTTGCAATGAATTATTGATAACTTGTATAGGAAAATACTAGGCCAATACCACTTAACCTGCATATATTGTCATCAACAAGCGAGCTAATAAGTCACCATGCATCTTAGGAAAGTAAAGCATAGATAAAAACTAGTTACTATTACATGTTACTATTACCAATCCAGGCCATTTGAATTTTAGGTCCCTCTGGTGCTAGAGTTGCAGAAGGACTAGACCCCATCTGCTGGCCAGTCCAAATGCGTATGGTCGCCTGACTGCTGCTCGCCTGGGCAGTCCTGTACAGGAAGGGTGACCAAATCTGTGCAAGGTTGTTCATGGTGGCAAGGTAGCTGCCGGATCCATAGTTGTTTTGATTATTTGCGCCACCAGCAAAGGAGAGCGCCTCCAAACTGGAAGAGTTATTCTGTGCCAAAGGTTCAGCGTCATAGAGGCCGACATCATTAATACTGTAGCGTTGCTTCTCGGTGGTGCGCTCTACCCTACGGAAGTACTTCTGCGCATGGCTGGAGACCTGCACTGGTGTCTTAGTGGTGACGAAGTGCCTAGAGATGTTCTTCCAGTTGCCGCGGCCGTACATTTGCAAACCATGGAGGAACTGCCTATATTGAGAAATATTGGGGAGGTTAGGATGAGCTAgttagataaaaaaaattagatctaaCAATAATTTATATCTATCTCATCTCATAATCTCAAGACCAGtgaaaacaaaaattagatcTCTGCACCCAATCATAATCAGTACCCCACACCACATTCTTAAAGTGTTTTaacccaaaaaaaattatgtgccataaatttttaaaatttgtgaaaataatgtgtgtttgtgtgcatgAGAATAAACTTATACATAAAAATTATTAACCTGTGCTCTTCTATGGTCCAAAGCAACCTCTTATGGCGCCTCTCTTGCTGAGGAATGACTACCTGAGACACTTCCTCAACCATCCCCAAAAGGGCTGTTGGAATGTTCACTACACAATAATTGATAATAAGGACTATGATAGAGCTGTTTGAATGGAGGAGAATGGCAACCATAAGGCCCATATTTATAGGACTTGTGGTGTATCCATTTGCTCAGTCCCCAATTAATTGTATGAATAACTTTGAGACTAAGacaatattttttaataataaataattaaaGATATAAAGTCATTTATATTAATAGCTTAAAGATACATATTGTTGAATCACATCTGTTGGCAGCACACGCAACAATTGTACATGCATATTTGGCAGCACAAAGACTGCTCTCTCGCAGGCCACAATGGACAGTTGGACACGTACATGTAAGCAGTATTACTTACATACTGATACCACTGCAGCCTAGCCATTTTTGTGTCTATGGACACGTGACTGCATGTCTATATACAGGATTAAATATGTGGATATACACAGATATATAACACCATTTGCCACCATACTTGAGCACATTGGACTGCAAAATGGATTTGGCTAGATGAGTCCATCGTTAGTGAAGTTTAAAGACTAAAGTGTTTAACCAcatgatatatgtatattttttcaaaaaatgtattGTTAGTTTATCTGTTGATGCTACATAAATGGTCCTGCAGTATTCAAATCTATATACATATGCAAATCTTTCCTTGTGATATGACACTTATTACTTTGCCTTATTTATATTATGTAGATTGAGAGTGAAGTTAATTACTTTTCATAATAAGGTAGTTAAAACTCATATTGAGGAAAATATCTGCTTGATGGTTTTGGTATTCTCTCTCTTcttgaaagtttttttttctaggtAATTCAAGGAATAACGACACTAATCAGCCAGTTCTCTAGCAGTGGAAAAGCATCATCGGTTGGCTACTAACAGCTGACTATGTCCTTGGTAATGAGATTTCATATCTGTTAGGGTTATTAATCACATGATATATATCTCTTTCTAATCTAATGGTAGTGTGTAGCTACTTCATTTGTCTTCCGTACATGTATACTATGAGCTTGAGAGTGAATGTCAGCTTGACAATGGGTAGTTAGCACTGTATATATTTACCTGCAAAAAAAAGAACTGTATATATTTACGATGTATTATAATTCTTGCTAGAAGATTTTGGTATTCTTGTTTCTCAATAGATCATTCTAGGGAATTGATGTGTGCTAGGAGAATAGTGTTGCTGCATGATCTTCGACCAGAAGCAACAAAACTTCCTCCAACTTTTTCTAGATTTTGAGGAAAatgaattttgaaaaataagcGGTGGCACATGATATTTAACTTTAAGCGACAAAAAGTCCCGCCCTAGCTCTAGCCTTTTAGGAAAATGAGCGGCAATGTATAATCTCCAATCAGAAGCAACAAGATTTTCCCATGGTAGCGCCAACCTTCCTTTCAAGAGCATTATCCCTGGCCAGAAGCGACAAGACCTTATGCTAGCTTtagccttttttttttacttccatTTGAATAGCATGAATGGCCGCATCAGCACATGAGTTCCGACTTGAAGCGACGAAGTTCGTTCATTCTTCCGGCCTTTTCCAGCTTTCCTTTTAGAAGCACTTCTCATAAAGATCACTCATGTTAGCTCTAACCTTTTCCTACTTTCTTATTTGGTGAGCATGAGTGGCAGAGCGATAAAATTCCTGACTGGATGCGATAAAATTGTCCAATGATACATCTAGCCTCTTTTGACATTCCTTTTTGTCACTTTTTCCATAACAACTTTCTATTTTTAGGTACTTTCTCAATAACATTTTTGGATAATTTTTTCTCTACATTTTGGGGCATTTTTTCCTAAGAATTCTTCTATTGCTTTTGACAAGAACTTTCCAATTAGGAAACATTTTAAGGAGAAATTTTGAGAAGATTTGTAGAAAGTATTTTAGGATATTAAATAAATTTTCTTGGAAATCATTATTACCACACATATACGATAATAAAACAAGGTGTTTCAGAGATTTTGTTTCCTTATCATAAAAAGGACTTCATTACTTGTAGTATCTTCTTTGCTAAAATGGTACATGGCAACATAAGGATACACACACCTTCACCGTTTTTTATTATTAGTGACTTGCATCGTAGGCCAAAAAAGGCAGGAAACACTATTACATATATATTGGTATAAGTATGGTATGGAcaagttagttatttttctctatGCCCAAAATACACCGGATAACAATGCATGATGCAACCGATAATAGAGTGGTCACATATATCCAGTATAACCATAGCCATGCCCAGTAGGTGTCAATGTGTGCCTGGAGCGACCTTCTCGCATCATCTTATATATTCTACATGTTGGGAGGGATTGTCCACATTAGATAGTATAGTACTACTTCATCTCTTCTCATAGAATCATGGCCGGCTCCGCTGCGGGAGGATAAGGGGTGCGCCATATAGTTACCATAGCCATCAGCTTGCATGGTGGTACCCATGGTAGCGGTAGATGTTCGTTCTCATGGGGATGACATAGTAAGGGGCGAAGCCATACCAAATTAAAGAGCATCAAGTATTATGCATAAGAGGACGGATCATCATAATGAACCATTAAGAAATAAATACATTAATTTTCCActgatttcttcgaaattcaTCAGGGTCGGCGACCCTGATGATCAGTCTTAGCTCTGCCCCTGCGATGTAGTGGTTTTCAAACCTGGCGTTCGGAGCTGGCAGCTTAGTGCCTGTGGTGCCTCCCTCTCTGTCTGACGAGATAACGTCAACCAGCAAGTCCTCATCATGGTCGTCCTTCACACATAGACCTAGAAAATTGTTTCATGTGAACAAATGGGTCAGTTCAGCTTAGCCATCTAGTAGTGTGAAGGATCAACATTGAAGAGTGTCAAGCAGCAAATTTGCTCAAATGTTTTGTTCATCGGCCAATGAACATGGGCTGAGTGTCAGTTGCATAGTTTGTGAATCAATTGCATCCAgcgaaaactttttgcatgtcATTGACATGTATGGAGAGGACTGTTGACGGCTATTAAGTGCAAATTAAAtgtcgtcaactcctgcataaacacTCAAAGAATGAACACCAgcagtagtggtaggagttattactaacgaatttcacgagtgttggtgaattgttgattgcagggacacaagtcgagaataacatgaaaacaCGCATAAGACAACAGAAATATACAGAACATCGCTGCCTGCGTAACACATCCAAAAGAGGCTCATTTGACAGAGCAAACGGATCAACCAAGGCCGGGCACCGTGAATCCTGAACAAGAGGCCCACAAGGAGTGCACCGGCCAAAGATGGGCCCAAACCGCCTCAGTCGGGGTTTGGCCGAACCCATGGATCGGCCGACCCTCTACTGAGGCGGTTCAGGCTCATCTTTGGCAGGAAGATCGTTCTTATCCTCTAAAATGCGGTTATCAGCGTTCCCGCCCTTATCTCACTCGGGAACCAAcctccttgggctataaaaagggcctccctcacccctcacaaCACACCACACAAGAGAAGATGTAGAGCTCCATTGCAAAGCCGAGGCCCTGcttaggctagtgcttagagtagaaggagggtgaggagtagttcggggaagcaCCGGGCCTGTCGTtgctcttctccaacttgtacctctatggaTACTGACTTCCTTCAGTATGAGAAAGTTAGTATTTGTGATTCCtgtcttgcatagtacttttgtttgagtgagatcagttctcttactcgtgggttcatcgctctgtatttatacagagtgctgtagGTTGCTACAGGAATTCAGGCGTAGTCATGCtacggtagtaatcagtagcatagacgtggtgtctaggctaagggttacctttgtttgccttatatcccacagtctgtgaggtaggccgcaggtggtgacagccctgttggtccttagttgccctccatgttcggatatagcgtagagctgttggctgaagtctcctgaccatttcaggggtaagccggtgcctgaAGCGAGTATctagcccgagagatcgaccttaactcttccttagtgctaccgcaggaatcctctcaGTCTTGCCACCTatccttggtgtgtccttggaccgactaagttaggagttagtgcacacacgtttcttg
The nucleotide sequence above comes from Panicum virgatum strain AP13 chromosome 3K, P.virgatum_v5, whole genome shotgun sequence. Encoded proteins:
- the LOC120700576 gene encoding transcription factor SRM1-like; the encoded protein is MDPKFNGEWSAFEIKMVKSLIASHNANNNNQSGNSLVNNNYGIPREDPTMDNMDMSPGSLKGKQSEAPRMVEEAPQQQVTIPHQERRHKRSFWTTEEHKQFLHGLQMYGRGNWKNISRHFVTTKTPVQVSSHAQKYFRRVERTTEKQRYSINDVGLYDAEPLAQNNSSSLEALSFAGGANNQNNYGSGSYLATMNNLAQIWSPFLYRTAQASSSQATIRIWTGQQMGSSPSATLAPEGPKIQMAWIGNSNM